ATCGACGTGGGCATTGCCGGGGGCGCCGATACCACCTCCGATGCGCCCATCGGCATCAATGAATCCCTGCGCCACACCTTGCTCGCGGCCAACCGCGCCAAGGGCCTGGGCGACAAGCTCAAGACCCTCTTGAAGGTGCGGCCGTCGATGTTCTTCAAGCCGCTGCTACCGCGCAATGGCGAGCCGCGCACTGGGTTGTCGATGGGTGAACACTGCGAAGAAATGGCCAAGCGTTGGCAGATCAAGCGCCTGGCCCAGGATGAACTGACCCTCACCAGTCATCAGCGGCTGGACGCGGCATATAAACGTGGCTTCTTTGACGGCCTGATCAGCCCCCATCGCGGCCTGGCCCGGGACAACAACCTGCGGGCCGATGCCAGCCTGGAAAAACTCGCGGGCCTCGCCCCCGCCTATGACCGCCAGAACGGCACGCTCACGGCGGGCAATTCCACGCCCCTGACCGATGGCGCCTCGGTGGTGCTGCTGGCCAGTGAGGAATGGGCCGCTGCCAACGGCTGGCCGGTGCTGGCCTACCTGCGCACCGGTGAAACGGCCGCGGTGAATTTTGTCGACGGCACCGAAGGCCTGCTGATGGCGCCGGCCTATGCCGTGCCGCGCATGCTCAAGCGTGAAGGTTTGAGCTTTGCCGACTTCGATTTCTTCGAGATCCATGAAGCCTTTGCCGCCCAGGTGCTGTGCACCCTCAAGGCCTGGGAAGACGCCGACTACTGCCGCGAGCGCCTGGGTCTGGACGCGCCGCTGGGGCCCATCGACCGTACGAAAATGAACGTCAATGGCGGCTCCCTCGGCTGCGGCCATCCGTTCGCTGCCACCGGTGGCCGGCAACTGGCGGCGCTGGCCAAAATCATCCACGAAAACGGCGGCGGGCGCGGCCTGATTTCGATCTGCGCGGCGGGCGGGCTGGGCATTACCGCCATTGTCGAAAAGTAGCGCCAACCACAATAACAACAAGGAGACTGCCATGAACGCTATCAGCCTGGAACACACCGAACGGGTGTGGTTGAACGCCTACCTGCCCGGCGTCCCGGCAGACATCGATGCCGCCATCGAGGATTACCCTTCGTTGCGGGAAGTCTTCCTGGAGCACCTGGAGAAATTCCGCGAGCGCGTGGCCTATGTCAGCATCGGCACCGAAATGACCTACGCCGACTGGCAGGTCCAAGGCATTGCGTTTGCCGCATGGCTACAAGGCCAGGGTGTGCAGCCGGGCGACCGCGTGGCGCTGATGATGCCCAATTGCTTGCAGTACCCGATCTGCCTGCTGGGCACCATCCTGGCCGGTGCGGTGGTGGTCAACGTCAACCCGCTGTACACCGCCCATGAACTCAAGCACCTGCTCAAGGACAGTGGTGCCGAAACCGTGGTGATCTTCGAGAACTTTGCCCACACCCTGGAGAAAGTCGTGGCCGGCAGCAGCGTCAAGCGCGTGGTGATCGCGGCCATCGGTGATCTGCTCGGTACCTTCAAGGGCGCGGCGATGAATTTCATCCTGCGCCGCGTGCAAAAGCAGGTGCCGGCATTCACGTTGCCGGGTTCGGTGCGCTTTAACCAAGTATTGAAACAGGGGCGGGCGCTCAACCATTTCCCAGTGAGCATGGCTCTCGATGACTTGGCCTTCCTGCAATACACCGGCGGCACCACCGGCGATGCCAAGGGCGTGATGCTCAGCCACCGCAATATCATCGCCAACCTGCTGCAAGCCAAGGCCTGGGTCGGTGATCAACTGGATCAGGACAAACAAGAGACCAACGTCACCTTGCTGCCGCTGTACCACATCTTTTCCCTGACGGTGAATTGCCTGATGTTCATGTGCCTGGGCGGGCGCAACATCCTTATCGCCAACCCACGGGACGTCAAGCGGGTGCAGATGATCCTGCGCAAGGAGCGCTTCAACGGCATTGCCGGAGTCAACACGCTGTTTAACGGTTTGTTGGAAAACAAGGAGTTCTGCGCGCGGGACTTTTCCGACCTGCGCATGGTGATCGCCGGCGGCATGGCCACCCACACCGCCGTGGCCAAGCGCTGGAAGGAAGTCACCGGGCTGCCGATCATCGAAGGGTACGGCCTGACCGAATGTTCGCCGGTGGTGAGCATCAGCCCCATCGATATCGCCCGCATGCGCGAGATGGAATTCACCGGCAGCATCGGCGTGCCGTTGCCGTCGACCTGGGTGCGTTTTGTGCGTGAGGACGGAACACTGGCGGCTATCGGCGAGCAGGGCGAACTGCAAGTGCGCGGGCCCCAAGTGATGCAGGGCTACTGGAAACGCCCGGAGGCCACCGCCGAAGTGCTCGATGCCCAGGGCTGGTTGTCCACCGGCGATATCGGCGTGATGGACGAGCGCGGTTATATCCGTCTGGTGGACCGCAAGAAAGACATGATCCTGGTCTCGGGTTTCAACGTGTACCCCAATGAAATCGAAGACGTGGTCGCGCTGCACCCAGGGGTAGGGGAAGTCGCGGCCATTGGCGTGGAAGACGCGGTGACTGGTGAGAAGGTGAAGATCATCGTGGTGCGCAAGGACCCGAACCTGACTCAGGAGCAGATCCTTGCCCATTGCCGCGAGTACCTGACGGGGTACAAGGTGCCCAGGTATGTGGAATTTCGCACCACTGAATTGCCCAAGACCACCGTGGGCAAAGTACTGCGCCGGGCGCTGCGCTGATTTAAATGTGCACGTGATCCAAATGTGAGAGGGGGCTTGCCCCCGACAAGCCCGCTCACCACAGAGTTATGTGTCAGCCTTTAAGAGTTGTGTAGAGACCTATGCTCCGCTAGCGGTGCATCAGCTAAAAAATATGCTGGCTGATACTCCGCCATCGCGGGCAAGCTCCCTCCCTCATTTTCAAACCGTGCCCACTTTTACCCAGCGCTCCTCGACGGCCGCCACGCGAATCGCCGTCGCCAGCCGCTCAACTTCCCACGCGCCTTCAAAGTCAGTGCCATCCGCGCCCTGGCCCGCCACGGCCATGATCAACTCTTGCACTTCCAGGGTCTTCAACTCGTTGTAGCCCAACTGATGCCCCGCCGCCGGGCTGAACGCCGCATAGCCGGGCAGGGCGGGGCCGGCCAGCAGGCGTTGGAAACCGTCCTGGCCGACTCGGCACAGGCGCAGTTCGTTCAAGCGCTCCTGGTCGAACGCCAAGGTGCCTTTGGTCCCGCTGATCTCGAAACTCAAGTGGTTCTTGTAGCCATGCTTGAGCCAACTGCTGCTCACCGTGCCGCGCGCGCCGTTGGCGAAGCGCAACAGGGCATGTACCTGATCGTCCACGGCGATAGGTTTCAGCTCGCTGCTACCTTTGACCGCCGGGCGTTGGGCGTGGACGGTCTGGGTATCGGCGCACACGCTGACCACATCGCCGACCAAGTAGCGCGCCATCGACAGCAAGTGGCTGCCCAAGTCGGCGAGCGCGCCGCCGGCATGTTCCACTTCGCAGCGCCAGGACCACGGTGACGCCGGGTCGGCCATGAAGTCTTCGCTGAACTCGCCCTGGAAGCTGATGAGTTCACCCAACTCGCCATTGGCAATCAATTGTCGCGCCAAGGTGATCATCGGATTGTGCTGATAGTTGTAGCCCACTCGCGTGACCACTCCCGCGGCACTGGCGGCGCGGCGCATGGCGTCGGCCTGTTCCAGGCTGACCGCCAGGGGTTTTTCGCAATACACCGCTTTGCCGGCAGCAATCGCGGCCATGGCCATGGGGTAGTGCAAATGGTTGGGCGTGGTGATGGCGACGACATCGACCTTGGGGTCGTTGATCAGCGCTTGCCAGTCACCATGGGCCTGGGCAAACCCCCAGGCCGTGGCGCAGCGCTGGGCGCGTTCGGTGTCGGCATCGGCCAGTGCCGCCAGTTTAAGGGTGACTGGCAGTTCGAATACCGCCCGGGCATTGTTGAACGCCAAGGCATGGGCGCGGCCCATGAAGCCTGTGCCGATCAAGCCGATTCCGAGTTCACGCATAGCCGTGGTCCTTTGGATTATTGTTTTCAGGAAGTGTATTAATGGAATAAAAATTCCCATAATTCAATAGATGGAATAAAAATTCATTCCGCCTTCCGCAATCAGCCTGGCGAATACGGCTATATTCACCACGTGGCCAAAAGCCGCCAGTTAACAAAAGATAACGTACCGCCGATTGTCAGACGATTCCAAAGCCCGATAGGATGGCCGCTGCTTCCTTCAAGCGCTCTAGATTGCAGGTTTCAGAGCCCGGGAAGGCAAGACCTAACAATAATAAATGGGAGAAAGGTCTATGAGTGAGCCTGTCATGGGTTGGGTTGTTTGCCGCCCACGCGCCGCACGCAAGGTTGCGTTGCTGGCCACAGCGCTCTCGTTGCTGGCCGGGGCCGTGTTGGCGACACCGGTGCTGGCAGCCAGCGATACCCCCGCAACGCCAGCGTTTGCGATTGAATCCCCCAAGGCCGCTAAAGGCCTGATGATCGACGTGGTGCATGCCGGAAAACGCCTGGTGGCGGTCGGTGATCGCGGGCATATCCTCTATTCCGATGACCAGGGTGCTAGCTGGGTCCAAGCCAAAGTCCCCACCCGCCAATTGCTCACGGCGGTGTTTTTTGTCGACGACAAACAAGGCTGGGCGGTTGGCCACGATGCGCAAATTCTCGCCAGCAGCGACGGCGGCGCCACCTGGACCCAGCAATATCAAGACCTCAAGCGTGAAGCGCCATTGCTCGATGTGTGGTTCAACGACGCCAGCCACGGCCTGGCCGTCGGCGCCTACGGTGCGTTGGTCGAAACCACTGACGGCGGCAAAACCTGGGCCGACGTCAGCGACCGCCTCGACAACGAAGACCAGTTCCACCTCAACGCCATCGCCCACATCAAGGACGCTGGCCTGTTTATCGTGGGCGAGCAGGGCAGCATGTTCCGCTCCAGCGACGACGGCCAGACCTGGGAAAAACTCGAAGGCCCTTACGAGGGCTCGCTGTTCGGCGTAATCAGCACCGCCCAACCGCAGACCCTGTTGGCCTACGGCCTGCGCGGTAACCTGTACCGTTCCACGGATTTTGGCAGCACCTGGGAGCAGATCGAATTGAATGCCACCCGCGGCGCCCTGGAGTTTGGTTTGTCGGGCGCGACCGTGCTGGAGGACGGCTCAATCGTGGTGGTCGGCAACGGCGGCAGCGTGGTGGTCAGCCACGACGATGGCCAGACCTTCAGCGTGTTCAATCGCCCGGACCGTATTTCACTCTCGTCGGTCACGGCGGCGGGCAATGGCAACTTGATTCTGGCCGGGCAGGGTGGCGTTCGTGTATCGACGCCCACTGGTGCCGAGCTCGTAAAACAATAAGAAGGCGGGGACAGAATGAGCAGTCATCACAACGATAAAGCGACCTTTCTTGAGCGCCTGATTTTCAACAACCGCCCGGCAGTGATCGTGATTTGCCTGCTGGTGAGCGTGTTCCTGTTCTGGCAGGCGACGTTGATTCGCCCGTCCACCAGCTTTGAAAAGATGATCCCCCTCAAGCACCCCTTCATCGAAAAGATGATGGAACACCGCAACGACCTGGCGAACCTGGGCAACACCGTGCGCATCTCGGTGGAGGCCAAGGACGGTGACATCTTCACGAAGGAGTACATGGAGACCCTGCGCCAGATCAACGACGAGGTGTTCTACATCTCCGGCGTCGACCGCTCGGGCCTCAAGTCGCTATGGAGCCCCAGCGTACGCTGGACTGAAGTGACTGAAGAAGGCTTTGCCGGTGGCGAAGTGATCCCGCAAAGCTATAACGGCTCGGCGCAAAGCCTCGATCAACTGCGCAACAACGTGCTCAAGTCCGGCCAGGTCGGGCGTCTGGTGGCCAACGATTTCAAGTCGAGCATCGTCGATATCCCGCTGCTGGAGTCCTACCCGGACCCGCAGGACCAGGGCAAGTTGCTGGCGCTGGACTACCGCAAGTTCTCCCATGAACTCGAAGACAAGATCCGCGACAAGTTCGAAGCGCAGAACCCCAACGTCAAGATCCACATCGTCGGCTTTGCCAAGAAGGTCGGCGACCTGATCGACGGCCTGGTGATGGTGGTGCTGTTCTTCGGCATCGCGTTCGTCATCACCCTGATCCTGCTGCTGTGGTTCACCAACTGCCTGCGCAGCACCATCGCGGTGTTGAGCACCACGCTGGTGGCGGTGGTCTGGCAACTGGGGCTGATGCACTTCTTCGGCTTCGGGCTGGACCCGTATTCGATGCTGGTGCCGTTTTTGATCTTCGCCATCGGTATTTCCCACGGGGTGCAGAAGATCAACGGTATCGCCCTGCAATCCAGCGAGGCGGATAACGCGCTTACCGCCGCCCGGCGCACCTTCCGGCAACTGTTCCTGCCGGGGATGATCGCGATCCTGGCGGATGCGGTCGGGTTCATTACGCTGTTGATCATCGACATCGGCGTAATCCGTGAACTGGCGATCGGCGCCTCCATCGGCGTGGCTGTGATC
The genomic region above belongs to Pseudomonas sp. S35 and contains:
- a CDS encoding acetyl-CoA C-acetyltransferase, giving the protein MSDYSFNPAPTRRVAIIGGNRIPFARSNTVYAHDSNQDLLVAALQGLVDRYNLHGQRLGEFAAGAVIKHSRDFNLARESLLSTTLSPDTPAYDVQQACGTGLEAALLVANKIALGQIDVGIAGGADTTSDAPIGINESLRHTLLAANRAKGLGDKLKTLLKVRPSMFFKPLLPRNGEPRTGLSMGEHCEEMAKRWQIKRLAQDELTLTSHQRLDAAYKRGFFDGLISPHRGLARDNNLRADASLEKLAGLAPAYDRQNGTLTAGNSTPLTDGASVVLLASEEWAAANGWPVLAYLRTGETAAVNFVDGTEGLLMAPAYAVPRMLKREGLSFADFDFFEIHEAFAAQVLCTLKAWEDADYCRERLGLDAPLGPIDRTKMNVNGGSLGCGHPFAATGGRQLAALAKIIHENGGGRGLISICAAGGLGITAIVEK
- a CDS encoding AMP-binding protein — protein: MNAISLEHTERVWLNAYLPGVPADIDAAIEDYPSLREVFLEHLEKFRERVAYVSIGTEMTYADWQVQGIAFAAWLQGQGVQPGDRVALMMPNCLQYPICLLGTILAGAVVVNVNPLYTAHELKHLLKDSGAETVVIFENFAHTLEKVVAGSSVKRVVIAAIGDLLGTFKGAAMNFILRRVQKQVPAFTLPGSVRFNQVLKQGRALNHFPVSMALDDLAFLQYTGGTTGDAKGVMLSHRNIIANLLQAKAWVGDQLDQDKQETNVTLLPLYHIFSLTVNCLMFMCLGGRNILIANPRDVKRVQMILRKERFNGIAGVNTLFNGLLENKEFCARDFSDLRMVIAGGMATHTAVAKRWKEVTGLPIIEGYGLTECSPVVSISPIDIARMREMEFTGSIGVPLPSTWVRFVREDGTLAAIGEQGELQVRGPQVMQGYWKRPEATAEVLDAQGWLSTGDIGVMDERGYIRLVDRKKDMILVSGFNVYPNEIEDVVALHPGVGEVAAIGVEDAVTGEKVKIIVVRKDPNLTQEQILAHCREYLTGYKVPRYVEFRTTELPKTTVGKVLRRALR
- a CDS encoding Gfo/Idh/MocA family oxidoreductase, giving the protein MRELGIGLIGTGFMGRAHALAFNNARAVFELPVTLKLAALADADTERAQRCATAWGFAQAHGDWQALINDPKVDVVAITTPNHLHYPMAMAAIAAGKAVYCEKPLAVSLEQADAMRRAASAAGVVTRVGYNYQHNPMITLARQLIANGELGELISFQGEFSEDFMADPASPWSWRCEVEHAGGALADLGSHLLSMARYLVGDVVSVCADTQTVHAQRPAVKGSSELKPIAVDDQVHALLRFANGARGTVSSSWLKHGYKNHLSFEISGTKGTLAFDQERLNELRLCRVGQDGFQRLLAGPALPGYAAFSPAAGHQLGYNELKTLEVQELIMAVAGQGADGTDFEGAWEVERLATAIRVAAVEERWVKVGTV
- a CDS encoding YCF48-related protein translates to MGWVVCRPRAARKVALLATALSLLAGAVLATPVLAASDTPATPAFAIESPKAAKGLMIDVVHAGKRLVAVGDRGHILYSDDQGASWVQAKVPTRQLLTAVFFVDDKQGWAVGHDAQILASSDGGATWTQQYQDLKREAPLLDVWFNDASHGLAVGAYGALVETTDGGKTWADVSDRLDNEDQFHLNAIAHIKDAGLFIVGEQGSMFRSSDDGQTWEKLEGPYEGSLFGVISTAQPQTLLAYGLRGNLYRSTDFGSTWEQIELNATRGALEFGLSGATVLEDGSIVVVGNGGSVVVSHDDGQTFSVFNRPDRISLSSVTAAGNGNLILAGQGGVRVSTPTGAELVKQ